The DNA region AGCGGTAGTCGCGGAGCTCGTCCATCATCAGTTCCCAGGCCGGGAAGTAATGGATGCGCTCATGACCACGGCAAAGTTCAGCCACGGCCAGGTGCAAAGCGGATTTGCTCAGAGTGTTCTCGTGTGCGTCATCGCGCAGGTGGCGCACGGGGCTGACCGTGAGCAGCACCAGGCGCTGGGGACTGGCGGTCAGGAATTCCTCCAGGGCCTGCCCCAGGCCGGCCACCAATTCGTCCACTGACACCAGACGCCGCTCGAACCGTGAACCGGGCAAGCGATGGCAGTTGGCGGTGGCCAGTCCGCTGGAGCGATCCAGCCAGGCCCAGGCGCTGCCCAGCGCCAGCACGAGGGCGCGGGCCTCGTGCCAGGCCCGATGCCCTTCCTCGACCGCGGCATTCAGCGATTGCAGGACGGCATCCTGCTCGCGACCCGCGAAATGGCCGTGGGCTTCCAGACTGGCCCAGCCCCGGTCGCAGTCCACCAGATCCTCGCGCTGGAAGGGCTTCCCTTGATGCCAACGCGCAAGCTGGGCCGCCAGCGGGAGCGGGTGATAGACCGTGCCCAGCGGGTTGCGTGTCACGGGCAGGCCCGCGGATTGCAGACTGCCACACACATCCTGCGCGAAACAGGAACCGCAGGCGAGCAAGGGATCGGTCCACGAGAACTGAAACGGTGGGGGAGGAATCGCGATCCGGCTGCGGAACCCTTCGTCCGCGCGGCGCTGATAGTGGCGGGCCATCGCCTGGCTCCTTTCCCGGATTGTGCCCCCTGGCTTTCATTAGTTTGGCCGAGCCGTTCCGGCTGACCTCCGGAGCGGTTCGAACCTACGATTCGCCCGGCGGGTTCCAGAGAGAATGCCCGGGCTCAGCGACAGAGGCTCAGCGATGAACACAGGCGACTGGAGCACATCCATCACGCGCACGGGCGAAGGTGAACTGCATGTGCGGGGTTACGACATCTGCGAGATGATCCGCGGACTCAGTTTCGCGCAGACCGTGTACCTGATTCTCAAGGGCGAACTGCCCAGCGAGGCCGAGGCCCGGATGATCGAGGGCATGCTGGTCTCCTCGATCGATCACGGCATCACACCGCCCTCCTGCCTGGCGGCCCGCACCGTGATGAGTGGCGGCAATTCGCTGAACTCGTCGGTGGCGGCCGGCATCCTCA from Candidatus Delongbacteria bacterium includes:
- a CDS encoding GSCFA domain-containing protein; amino-acid sequence: MARHYQRRADEGFRSRIAIPPPPFQFSWTDPLLACGSCFAQDVCGSLQSAGLPVTRNPLGTVYHPLPLAAQLARWHQGKPFQREDLVDCDRGWASLEAHGHFAGREQDAVLQSLNAAVEEGHRAWHEARALVLALGSAWAWLDRSSGLATANCHRLPGSRFERRLVSVDELVAGLGQALEEFLTASPQRLVLLTVSPVRHLRDDAHENTLSKSALHLAVAELCRGHERIHYFPAWELMMDELRDYRYYGDDLAHPSPMAIEYISHRFAEVWLSPETRAMMDELNAVRTALEHRPSEPGSVVYARFLLHQRERLDQISRTWPGVHLHAFHQRLQTLEQLHFPEILAPDHPEADPS